Part of the Sporomusa termitida genome, ATCATATTGTGTACGGCTCAGTTGTTATGGGCTATGCCGCCGCTGAGCCCCAAGCCGCCGCTCCCCGCAAAAATGTAATTAATATTATTTACTGACAGGCCGGGGCCAGTTGCAGGGAGCTGCAGTAATGAGAATTTTTTCTAAAACCCCATTAGACTCAATGTCTTTTTATCCACCACCCCTGTAGCTTTAAGCCCGTTATCATACTGGAATCGTTTAACGGCTGTCTCTGTTTCCTTATTAAAAAAACCATCCGCCCGTTCTTCTAAATAGCCAAGATCTCTTAGCTTGACCTGCAGTTTTACAACATCAGGCCCCATCAAATTTACCTTTAACTGGCGCTGGATCGAAACAGCGTGACCTTCGATGCGTACTGGCGTACCAACCGGAACCCACTCATAAAGTTCCTCAACATCTTTATTCCGCATGCGAATGCACCCATGGCTGGCATAACAGCCAATGCTCCAGGGCTGATTTGTGCCGTGTATGCCATAACCTCCCCACGGGACGTTGAGGGCGAGAAAGCGGGTGCCAAAGATATCACCGGCCCTGTAGGATTTCCAAATGACCACCCACTCCCCAACCGGCGAGGGGGTTTCACTTTTGCCCACCGCGATCCGGTACTGCTTATACACCTTATTATTCTCATATATTTCCAATGTGCGCGACGGTATCTTAATCGTGATCGAAATCTGCCCCTTCGGCGCCTCTGTCGGCTGGTTAGGGATGGCGGCTAATTCCCTCTCATCCCATTGATTAAAGGTGATGATCCCTACCATGAGGCTTATGATCAGCACCGTTACTACAGAAAGAAGCTTGGGGGGCTTTCTGATAAAGAGGCTTTTCATGCAATTCACATCCCAGTAAAGTAGTTTATTTAAAAAAACATATGCTGTAGGGAAGCAAATTACGCAAGAAAAAATCTAAATTCGCGATACTTTATAAGCAGGGCTATGAATCTATCCAACTCTGCTAAACGAAAGCTTAACCGGGAATAGAGCCGTATGCATCGAAAGATGCGCCCGTGCGGCTCGGGCAGGCCCATGCTGGGCGCACCAGCCAAAAGCTCCAGCCAAAATTAATTTGGCTGGAGCTTTTTCGGGTCAAACATGGTTCTAAAATTTGCAGGTTATAGACCATTTACAATGTTTTCGGGCCGTTTACCGGCAAAAACTCGCTGAATGTTTTCCAGGGCTTTACCAAGCATCATCCGGAAACTGCTAACGGTAACGCCGGCTATATGCGGAGTTATCAGCAGCCTGTCCTGAGCAAGCGGCGATAGCTGCAATAAAGGATGTGTTGCCGCCGGTGGCTCAGGCGCCATAACATCAATTGCAGCCCCAGCAATCCAACCTGCTTCCAAGGCCTCTGCTAGCGCTGGCTGATCGACAACTTCACCCCGGGCGGTGTTAATAAGTAGACAATTAGGTTTCATCAGCCTCAATTCGCGGTGACCAATAATCCCTCTGGTTTCTTCGGTCAACGGGATATGCAGGCTAACAACATCACTGTCAGACAGTAAGCGTTCTAATGGCTTATAGTGAATGCCCAATTTAGCCTCCATAGCTTCAGGCTTACGGGTATGGTCGTAATAACTGACGGAAGCCCCAAGACATACAAGAATTTTTGCTGCCTCAACGCTGATTGAGCCCATACCGATTAAGCCGACAGAACTGCCTGCTATCTCAGTCAAGCCTTTCTGAAATAATTGCTGCCTAACTTTTGTGTAATATCCGCCTTTTGTTCCCCGGTCAGCAATGATCAGGCTGCGTTGTAATGCAATTATCAATCCAATTGTATATTCTGCTACGGTATGCGCATTCTGCCCAGGCACGTTGGCAACCTGGATACCTAAGCGGTTTGCGGCTTTAACATCTATACCGTCATAGCCGGCCCCCGCGGACTGGATAAGTTTAATATTAGAAATATTTTCCAGGACAGTGGCATTAACATTTTGAATAGCAGCCGGCACCAGCAAGCATTCCGCCCCCCGGCAGGCGGCAATAAACTCTTCATTGTCGGTAAAATCGATAAATTTGACATTCCAGTCGCTGGGTATTTCAGTTTTCGCCGCTTCGAATCGCCATTTTGGCATTACACTAGCAATAAATGACATCATTGGCTCCTCCTAAAAGACAGCTTTATCAATATTACGGCTTATCCTACTGATGGCTTCAAGGATGCGGTTTGTCGGCGTTGTAAGTGAAATCCTGAAAAATCCTTCCCCGCCTTGACCATATCCTGTTCCCGGGGTGACCACAACCCCGGCCTTGTCAAGAACCATCTCAGAAAAGGACAGCGCTGTGTAGCCGGTCGGTACCGGTGCCCAGAGGTAAAAAGCCGCCTTTGGTTTTTCAAGTTTCCAACCTAACCGGTTAAGCCCGTCAACAACAAGATCACGTCGTTCCTGATACAAATTCCGCAACGACTGCCCATAAGCAGGCGGCGTGTTAAGCCCAGCAATTGCAGCATACTGGATAGCCTGAAACTGCCCGGTGTCTATGTTGCTTTTAAGCCTGGTGAGCGCCTCCACAACCTCAGCATTACCGGCTATCCAACCGCTCCGCCAGCCAGTCATATTGTACGCTTTTGAAACAGAGCTAAACTCCACTCCCACCTCTTTTGCACCGGGGAATTGAAGAAAACTAGGTGGTCGATAATCGTCAAAATATATTTCCGAATAGGCACCGTCATGACATACGATAATATTATTATCCCGCGCAAATGCAATCAGCTCATGGAAAAAGGTCTCGCCAGCGATGGCGCCGGTTGGATTATTGGGATAATTAACAAACAGCAGCTTAGCCTTTTTGGCTATATCAGCAGGAATACTACCAAGATCAGGTAAATAGTTGTTTCTTTCATTAACAGGCATATAATAGGGCACTGCTCCCGCCATTAATGCCCCAATCCGGTATACGGGGTAATGAATATCGCAAAGCAGTACCACATCCCCCGGATTTAGAAAACTCCAGGAAATGTGAAAAATCCCCTCTTTTGAGCCAATTACAGACGCAACTTGCGTTTTGGCGTCCAACCGGACACCAAAACGGTCAGCGTACCACTGGGAAACAGCTTGCCGATAAGGCAATATCCCTATAGAGGAAGAATACCTGTGATTAGCCGGATTTTTTGCTTCTTTATATAGCTCTTCAATGATATGCTCGGGAGTGGGCTGATCCGGATCCCCAATTCCCAAATTAATAATATCTATACCCTGCTCCTTTTTCCGGGCAACTATTTTATCAAGCTTAGCAAACAAGTACTCGGGCAAAGTGTCAATACGTTGAGCCGTCTCTATTAACATAATCCCCACCACTCCACTCTTATCCCCAGCCATATTTTAATACTCTGCCAAAAGTCAATATTGGCATATTTTTGGTCAGACCAAGTTCAACCACAAGCGGCAAAAGCAACCCTTGTATTGCATTAGTCAACCTTATTCCTTTTCCAGACTTCCTTGCTTATTGGAACCTGAATCTACTTCATCAAAATAGCATCTTAACTCTACTTCCGCTTTTTGTATGTGCTCTTTTATCAGCTCGGCTGCCCGATCTGGATCACGATTTTGAATCGCATCCAGTATAAGGAAATTATGATCGCTCCAGTATCTTTGTTCTTCTATCGGCCCGCGCAACAATTCTCTTCGGCTTGGACCGTAACCCTCCCGCATTAACCCGGAAATCATTTGCATGATATTGTATAAAATGGTATTTTGGCTGGCCCTGGCAATTGATAAATGGAAATTTACGTCCGACTCTCCCGTATCTCTGGCGTTAAGGATATCATTATTCATCTCCATTGCAGCTTCTCTGATCTGGTATAAATCAGACTTACTCGCCCGTACCGCCGCTAATTTGGCAATTTCGATCTCCAAAATCCGTCTGGTTTCCAGTAGTTCGAACACACTTTCCTTCTCTTTCAGCATAATAGCGGCTAAAGGCTCGACCATACTCTCAATGCCAACCTTTTTTATACAAGCGCCGCCCCCCGGGGTAATATCAATAAGTCCCATTGAATCCAGTACCGTAAGTGCCTCCCGCAACGCCGACCGGCTAACCCCCAATTTCTCGGCCAATTGGCGCTCTGGCAGTAATTGATCCCCTGGGGCCAATGATCCGTCTTGGATTAATTGCCGGATTTGGGCTACAATATCACGATATAACCGTGTTTTTTTGCGCTGTGTTATTTCCAATGTATCTCATCTCCCAAATATATTCAGTAAAATTATACTTTATTTATTAAAAATAAACTATACAAAATATATTATCTTGCAAGAGATGATGGGCAGCCTTAACGATTATCGATCTGGGCCCGTTGCAGCTTGCCGCTATAATCCACATATACCGATTTCCACTCTGTACAGAATTCAAAAGCAGCATTGGCCACTTCACGATGTCCATTGCCTGTACCACGTGTCCCGCCAAATGGCAAATGCACTTCAGCACCCGTTGTTCCAGCATTAATATACACAATACCGGTAGTCAGTTCACGCATGGCCGTAAAGGCGGCATTGATATTGGCGGTATAAATGGAACTCGACAGGCCAAAAGCAGTATCGTTATTGACGTCGATTGCCTCTTCCAGGCTGTCTATGGTAATTACCGATAAAACAGGGCCAAAAATTTCCTCCTGGGCTATACGCATGTTTCGGCTTACACCGTCAAACAGTGTCGGCAGGTAGAAGCTTCCGCCAGGCAATGAACTTATGGCCGTTATTTGACCGCCGGCCACTAATTTAGCGCCTTCAGCCACACCAATCTGTACGTATTCATGGATCTTCTCCAGCTGGCCTTTGTTAATTACCGGTCCGACATCCACGGATGCATCTAACCCATTGCCAATTTTGAGTTCTTTGATACGGACAACCAGTTTCTTAACTAATTCTTCTTTGACGTCTTTATGGACAATAACCCGGCTGCATGCTGTGCATCTTTGCCCTGTAGTACCGTAAGCGCTCCATACAATGCCGTCAACTGCCAGATCCAAATCAGCATCATTCATAACAATAATGGCATTTTTGCCGCCCATTTCCAGTGACACCCGTTTGTTCAGAGCTGCCGCCCGTGCATATAAACCAGTACCGGTGGCAGTCGATCCAGTAAAGGAAATTGCTTTAACTTTCGGGTTATCAACAATGGCATTACCAACCTCTGAGCCTGAACCGATTACCAGGTTGACTACCCCTGCCGGAACCCCGGCCGCTGCCAGAATCTTTACAAAAGCGGCACCAACGGCCGCTGCCTCGCTGGCTGGTTTGAAAACTACAGTATTGCCGGCGATGAGTGCCGGCATTATTTTCCAGGCAGGTATGGCAACAGGAAAGTTCCAGGCCGAAATTGCCGCAATAACCCCTACCGGATCACGCATAGTCAGGCAAAATTTATTTTTTAGCTCGGACGGTGTAGTGAAACCAAACAAACGTCGTCCTTCACCGGCCATATAAGCGGCTATATCAATGGCTTCCTGAACATCGCCCCGCGCCTCATGCAAAACCTTCCCCATCTCAGTGGTTAGTAATTGTGCCAGTTCTTCTTTATGTTCGCTAAGCTTATTGCTGATATTCATAATAATCTCAGCCCGTTCAGGCGCCGGGACTTTTCTCCAGGTGTTAAAGGCGGCAGCGGCGGCATCAACCGCTTGCCTCACATCCTCTGGTCCAGACAAAGTAACAAGGCCAACAACCTCGCCGGTTGCAGGATTGGTGCTCGTAAATGTTCTTGCTGTAACAGACTCTACCCACAGGCCGTTAATATAATTCTTAATAATTTCCAATTCTTTAGTCTCCTTGTCTAAGATATATTTCTCGTCTAAACTACATAGTTGCTTAAGACAATCGCATTTACAGCCGGGGTTTAAACCGGTCATGCGCAAAAAACTCTAAAGGCAATGTCGGTTGCTCGTCAGCCGCCAGTTCACTCAGCAGTTTGCCTACTACCGGGGCAATACCGAAACCGTGGCCACTAAAACCGCAAGCCAAAATCAAGCCAGGCAGGTCAGTCACCTTGCTAATGACTGGCAGGAGATCAGGCGTCTTATCCAAAAATCCTGACCAGGTGCGAACAATACGGGCACGCCCCAATACGGGAAAGTAATTAAGAACCGCCCGGCAAATAGCAGGGGGAGTCAGCGGCCGGCTAACCGGCTGCTCTGCGTTGGCATAATACGGCTCAAGTCCGCTGGAACCGCCAAAGACAAAGGAGCCATGGCTTGTTTGATGCCCATAAAAATCAGCCGGCGCCGTACCGATCATCTGTGGAAACATTGGCGGCTGGGCATCACTTACCAGGCATTCGATCAACGAAGTTTGCAAAGGTACGTCGACGCCAACAGAGTTAATAATAGGCCGGGAATCTAAGCCGGCGGCAATTATGACCGCACCGGCTTCATACCGCCCCTGGTCCGTAACGACTCCAGTCACCTTTCCCTTATACAGAAGCAAGGATTGCACTTGCTCACCGGTAATAACCTCGGCGCCCAGTTCCCGGGCCTTCTTATAGAAGGCCAGCGTGGTGCGAAGCGGATTAGCGTGCCCGTCGGTCGGACAATAGCTGGCATATGTTACCGCCTCGGCAACATACGGACATATTTCCTTAACTTGTGCGGCAGACAACATCACCATATCCAGACCTGCCGCCCGTCCCTGTTCAACCAATTGCTGCAAAACCTGTTGATGCTCTGCGGTTTTTCCCAAACGCAAATTTCCCTGCTGGCAATACTCAATATCGACACCCAGTTCATCAGCAAGTCCAGGCCACATATTACGCACGGCATACATAGCCAGGGGAAGCTCCCGGATATCCCGGGCAGACTGCCGGACACCGCCGCCATTGCGGCTTGAACCGCCGTCACCAATTTCGTTTCTTTCCAGCAGCAGTACCTGGGTGCCTTTGTTTTGCAAATAATATGCCGCCGCGCAGCCGATTACACCACCGCCGACAATAATTACATCTGGTTTGTTCATGTAGCCTTCGGTCACCTTCTTTTAGAATGCTTTGTCATTGGCATAAACGCTCATAGGTACTGAGCGTATAGGGTTACGGGCTGTCGAAAGTTCTATTTTCTCCCGTGGCACACATAGCTCTGCGGCGATAATGTCACGCACCTTACGGCTGCAGCTCTGCCCCTGGCAGAGCCCCATACCGGGTCTTAAGTACCGTTTGACCTCGTTCATTGTCATCATACCTTCATACACAGCCCGGCGAATTTCGCCTTTGGTAACCTCTTCGCAGCGACAGATAACCAAAGAATCATCAGGTTGATCAATAAAGGCTTTACCGGTAGCTGTCCGCTTAATCACACCCATCACCCCTTCACCCTTCTTGCAGCGCTGCGCCCGGCTTGAAAAAGCGAGCTAGCATCGCCCATTGCCCAGGCACTTTCATTGTCAGCAGCGCGGTGCCGTCGCTCTTGGCATTTTTGCGAACACTAATCACCTCCGCTTCAGCCAGTACAGCCCCGGAGCGATCACAAGCCATGCCTTTCGAACCGGGAACAGGCAACGGAACCAGTTCATAAGGAATACTTACGGCCGCAAAATTATCCGCATAGGTTTCGTTTACCAAAAAGATTGCCTGTCCCGGACAAGAAATGACACATAATCCGCAGCCCGAACAGTGGGCAGATGACACCATAACCGGCAAATTGGTAATTTTATCGCCAACTTTAATGCAGCCCTTAGGACATACATCCTGACAGGGATTGCAAGGGATA contains:
- a CDS encoding L,D-transpeptidase family protein, with the translated sequence MLIISLMVGIITFNQWDERELAAIPNQPTEAPKGQISITIKIPSRTLEIYENNKVYKQYRIAVGKSETPSPVGEWVVIWKSYRAGDIFGTRFLALNVPWGGYGIHGTNQPWSIGCYASHGCIRMRNKDVEELYEWVPVGTPVRIEGHAVSIQRQLKVNLMGPDVVKLQVKLRDLGYLEERADGFFNKETETAVKRFQYDNGLKATGVVDKKTLSLMGF
- a CDS encoding 2-hydroxyacid dehydrogenase yields the protein MPKWRFEAAKTEIPSDWNVKFIDFTDNEEFIAACRGAECLLVPAAIQNVNATVLENISNIKLIQSAGAGYDGIDVKAANRLGIQVANVPGQNAHTVAEYTIGLIIALQRSLIIADRGTKGGYYTKVRQQLFQKGLTEIAGSSVGLIGMGSISVEAAKILVCLGASVSYYDHTRKPEAMEAKLGIHYKPLERLLSDSDVVSLHIPLTEETRGIIGHRELRLMKPNCLLINTARGEVVDQPALAEALEAGWIAGAAIDVMAPEPPAATHPLLQLSPLAQDRLLITPHIAGVTVSSFRMMLGKALENIQRVFAGKRPENIVNGL
- a CDS encoding LL-diaminopimelate aminotransferase, giving the protein MAGDKSGVVGIMLIETAQRIDTLPEYLFAKLDKIVARKKEQGIDIINLGIGDPDQPTPEHIIEELYKEAKNPANHRYSSSIGILPYRQAVSQWYADRFGVRLDAKTQVASVIGSKEGIFHISWSFLNPGDVVLLCDIHYPVYRIGALMAGAVPYYMPVNERNNYLPDLGSIPADIAKKAKLLFVNYPNNPTGAIAGETFFHELIAFARDNNIIVCHDGAYSEIYFDDYRPPSFLQFPGAKEVGVEFSSVSKAYNMTGWRSGWIAGNAEVVEALTRLKSNIDTGQFQAIQYAAIAGLNTPPAYGQSLRNLYQERRDLVVDGLNRLGWKLEKPKAAFYLWAPVPTGYTALSFSEMVLDKAGVVVTPGTGYGQGGEGFFRISLTTPTNRILEAISRISRNIDKAVF
- a CDS encoding FadR/GntR family transcriptional regulator; its protein translation is MEITQRKKTRLYRDIVAQIRQLIQDGSLAPGDQLLPERQLAEKLGVSRSALREALTVLDSMGLIDITPGGGACIKKVGIESMVEPLAAIMLKEKESVFELLETRRILEIEIAKLAAVRASKSDLYQIREAAMEMNNDILNARDTGESDVNFHLSIARASQNTILYNIMQMISGLMREGYGPSRRELLRGPIEEQRYWSDHNFLILDAIQNRDPDRAAELIKEHIQKAEVELRCYFDEVDSGSNKQGSLEKE
- a CDS encoding aldehyde dehydrogenase family protein, encoding MEIIKNYINGLWVESVTARTFTSTNPATGEVVGLVTLSGPEDVRQAVDAAAAAFNTWRKVPAPERAEIIMNISNKLSEHKEELAQLLTTEMGKVLHEARGDVQEAIDIAAYMAGEGRRLFGFTTPSELKNKFCLTMRDPVGVIAAISAWNFPVAIPAWKIMPALIAGNTVVFKPASEAAAVGAAFVKILAAAGVPAGVVNLVIGSGSEVGNAIVDNPKVKAISFTGSTATGTGLYARAAALNKRVSLEMGGKNAIIVMNDADLDLAVDGIVWSAYGTTGQRCTACSRVIVHKDVKEELVKKLVVRIKELKIGNGLDASVDVGPVINKGQLEKIHEYVQIGVAEGAKLVAGGQITAISSLPGGSFYLPTLFDGVSRNMRIAQEEIFGPVLSVITIDSLEEAIDVNNDTAFGLSSSIYTANINAAFTAMRELTTGIVYINAGTTGAEVHLPFGGTRGTGNGHREVANAAFEFCTEWKSVYVDYSGKLQRAQIDNR
- a CDS encoding NAD(P)/FAD-dependent oxidoreductase, with the translated sequence MNKPDVIIVGGGVIGCAAAYYLQNKGTQVLLLERNEIGDGGSSRNGGGVRQSARDIRELPLAMYAVRNMWPGLADELGVDIEYCQQGNLRLGKTAEHQQVLQQLVEQGRAAGLDMVMLSAAQVKEICPYVAEAVTYASYCPTDGHANPLRTTLAFYKKARELGAEVITGEQVQSLLLYKGKVTGVVTDQGRYEAGAVIIAAGLDSRPIINSVGVDVPLQTSLIECLVSDAQPPMFPQMIGTAPADFYGHQTSHGSFVFGGSSGLEPYYANAEQPVSRPLTPPAICRAVLNYFPVLGRARIVRTWSGFLDKTPDLLPVISKVTDLPGLILACGFSGHGFGIAPVVGKLLSELAADEQPTLPLEFFAHDRFKPRL
- a CDS encoding (2Fe-2S)-binding protein codes for the protein MIKRTATGKAFIDQPDDSLVICRCEEVTKGEIRRAVYEGMMTMNEVKRYLRPGMGLCQGQSCSRKVRDIIAAELCVPREKIELSTARNPIRSVPMSVYANDKAF